CCCCAAGACAAAGGAGACAACGGCGAGCGTCAGATGCACCCAGAAGTACGCGGTCGGGTCGCCGGCGTCGTCGAAGGCAAGCCCGCTCCCGTCCTTCCACAGGTTCTTGACGAAAGTGACCCAGATGACCCAGCTCCAGACACCGAAGGCGAGCAGGAACCAGGAGACGGGGCGGCTGAGCTTCATACCCTCAGTATCGCCAGTCCTCCGTCCGCACCGCCGCCGGGGTGGGGAGCAGGAGACACAGGACACCTCGGCGAAGACTTACCGGCCCCAGCCATGTACGTTCACGACCGTGCCTGCCTCGAATGAGTCGTATTTCACGACCGCCCCTGCCAAGACCGAGTCTCTTTTCGAGCGTTCCGGTCTGAAGCGTTCCGGTCCTCGGCGTGCCGGGCGCTGGTCCGCCGTAGCCGCCACGGTCGCCGCCTCCGCCACTCTCGTCTCGGTCTGCTGCGCATCACCCGCACTGGCAGACGACAAGCCGGGGACTTCCAAGGGCAAGGCGAAGCCGCCGGCCTCGATGTCGACGGTGGGCGGCGCACAGCTGGGCAAGCCGGGCACACAGGTGAATCTGGCGAACGGCGCCCCCGTTCTGCCCAAGGATCTGAGCGCACGCTCCTGGATCGTCACGGACGCCGAGTCGGGCCAGGTACTCGCCTCGCACAACGCGCACTGGCGCCTGCCCCCCGCCAGCACCCTCAAGATGCTCTTCGCCGACACGGTCCTCCCCAAGTTCCCCAAGTCGCAGACGCACAAGGTCGTCCCCTCCGACCTGGCCGGTATCGGCGAGGGCTCCAGCATGGTCGGCGTCAAGGAGGGCTTCACCTACACCGTCCACGACCTGTGGCTGGGCGTGTTCCTCCGCTCCGGCAACGACGCGGTCCACGTCCTGTCCGCCCTCAACGGTGGTGTCCCGCAGACCGTCAAGGACATGCAGTCGCACGCCGACGAGCTCCAGGCCCTCGACACCCACGTGGTCAGCCCCGACGGCTACGACTTCCCCGGCCAGGTCTCCTCCGCCTACGACCTCACTCTCTTCGCCCGCTCGGGCCTGCAGAAGGCGGACTTCCGCGAGTACTGCGCGACGGCGACAGCGAAGTTCCCCGAGTCACAGAAGAAGGGCAAGACCACCAGCACCTTCGAGATCCAGAACACCAACCGGCTCATCACCGGCGACATGGGCCTCGACCCCTACAAGGGCATCGCCGGTGTCAAGAACGGCAACACCACCAACGCCGGCGCCACTTTCACCGGAGTCGCCGAACGCAACGGCAAGGTCCTCCTCGTCACCGTCATGAACCCCGACTCCGGCGAGAACCAGGCCGTCTACCAGGAGACGGCCCGTCTCCTCGACTGGGGTTTCAAGGCCGACGGCAAGGTCACCCCGGTGGGACAGCTCGTCGCGCCCAAGAGCGCCGACACCGGCGGCTCCGACGGCTCCCCCGCCAGCCCGAAGGGTGACAAGGGGGCTGCGGCACCCGGCAAGGCGTCGACCGCCCACGCCTCCGTCCAGAACGGCTCCAGCGGCGTGGGTACTGCCCTGGCCATCACGGGCGGCGCCCTCCTCCTCCTGGCCGCGGCCGCCTTCCTCGTCAACCGCCGCTGGCCCCTGCCCGAACTGGTACGCCGCCTCCCCCGGCGCTGACGGGCCCCGCCCGGGGCGCCACCTCTGTCCGCCTCAAGTGCACCGGCACCGTCTGTCTCAGGCGGCGCCGGCCCGCGCCACCCCCGGCGGTTCCGCCCCCGGCTCGGCCTCGTCCAGTACCTCCGCATCGGGCCGCCCCCGCGTGGCCGTCCAGGCCGCGCAGAACAACAGCAGCTTCGCCGTGAAGTTGATCCACAGCATCAGGGCCACCGGCGTACCGAACGCCCCGTACATGCTCTTCGACGCCACCTCCTTCATATAGCTGCCGAGCAACAGCTTCAGCAGCTCGAACCCCGCCGCCCCGATCAGCGCCGCCGTCAACAGCTCCCGCCGATGCGGGTGAACACCCGGCAGCAGCGTCAGGACATAGAGCAGCAGCAGGAAGTCCGCGAGCACAGCGATCGCGAACGCCACCGCCCTGAGCAGCGCGCCGCCCCATCCGTCATGGGCGATGCCGAGCTGGTCCGCCGTCCACCCCACTGCGGTCGAGGCGAGCATCGATGCCGCCAGCGAGGCGAGCCCGGCCCCACCCAGCCCCACCAGAACCCCGGCGTCCGTGACCTTGCGCATGACCGGGTTCTCGTCCGGGTCCTCCAGCTCCCAGACGGCGCGCAGACACTCTCTTATCGAGCCGACCCACCCGATGCCGGTGAAGAGCAGCAACGCCCCCGCCACCAGACCCACCGTGCCCGCATTCGCGACGAGCGAGCCCAGGTCCAACTGGTCGGAGATGCCGGGTACCTGCTCCGCGATCTTGTCCTGGAGCGTCTTCTGCCGCTCCGCGCTGAGCGTGCCGGCCGCAATCGCCGCGGCCACGGTCAGCAGCGGGAACAGCGCCAGAAAGCTGATGAACGTCATCGCCGCCGCGAGCCGCGTCCAGTGCACCTGGTCGAGCCGCTCGTAGGCGCACCACGCGTGCGTACGCATAAGCCGTACGACGATCGGCCCGACGCCGGGGAGTCTCTTCAGCCAGTCCATGATCCGAGCCTGCCCTCCCTGACCGTTCTCGCACGTCTCGCCGGAATCGCCGCCCGGAAGACAAGGGTCCGAGTACCCCAGAACCGCAAAGCCGTGGCCAGCATCATGCCCACCCCCGCCCCGGACACCATGTCCGCGCGCTGCGACGTGAGCCCCAGCCCGTAGTGCGACACGGCGATACACAACAACTGCACCATCGCCCCCGCAACATTGACCGCGAAGAACACCCCGTACTGCCGCACCCGTGACACCTCGACCACCGCCCGGCGATAGGTACCGAGCGCGTTCCCCACGTACGCGACCGCGCAACCAGCAAGGAACGAGAGCGACTTGGCGGCGATCGGATCCCACCCCACCGGCCCTCTCAACCACACGAAGATCCCCAGGTCGGCGACGTACGCGCAGCTCCCCACAACCGCAAACCCCACCAGCTCGCGCCCAAGACTCTTCACCCCTGGCCACCCCCGAACCTCACCACGACCGCTCCTCCCCCACGCCCCCATGTGCCGCGCCCCCGGGACGGGCCTTCCCCCAGCACGCCCTCGCTCGACACGCCCTCACTCGACACTCACCAGTTGGCGACCGCGAGCCCGTACATCGCCACCCACACCAGGCCGATCACGGCCAGTGCTCTGTCCCGCAGAACGACGTCCTCCGGCTCACCCGCCGTGCCGCGGTCGGCGAAGACCGCGTAGCGCAGGACGGCGAGAATGAAGGCCATCATCGACAGCTGTCTCCACGGCAGCAGACTCGTTCTCGCCCCCCCGCCTTCCTCCATGGCCCAGAGGCAGTAGGCGAGAACGGCCACCCCTGCGGCGAGCTGCCAGACGAACCGCAGATAGCCGGTCGTGTACTCCGACAGCAACGCCCGCGTCGCCCCCGCCTTCCCGGCCATCTGCACGGCCTCGGAGTACCGCTTGGCCGACACCATGAACAGCGCCCCGAACCCCGTCGTGATCAGGAACCATCGCGACAGGGGAATCCCCAGCGCGAGCCCGCCGATCATGGCCCGCATCAGAAACCCGGTGGTCACCACGACAAGATCGACGACGAGAACGTGCTTGAGGCTGATGCAGTACGCCAGTTGCATCCCGACGTAGGCGGTCAGCAGCACCGCCGTCATAGGGGTGCACAGGGCCGCGGCCACCAGCGGCGCGAGAACCGCGAGCGCACCCCCGACCACATAGGCCACCGCCACCGGAACGCGCCCCGCGGCCACGGGCCTGTTCCGCTTGACCGGGTGCGCCCTGTCCGCCTCGGCGTCCCGCGCATCATTGATCAAATACACGGCGGAGGAAGCCGCCGTGAACAGCAGGAAGACCATGCCCAGTTGTGCCGCCGCGTGCCACGAGAACAGCTCACCGGCCGACGCCGGCGCGGCCACAACGAGCACGTTCTTCACCCATTGCCGCGGCCTCGCCGTCTTCAACAAGCCGGCCGGCAAGCCGAGCGTCGTCGCCGCGCGCGGCCCCGGCACCGACTGCCCCCGCGGCCGGTCCAACAACGCCGTGGGCGCCCCGTGCCGGGCCTGTTCGGACGCATGCGCCAACGACGTCCCGTCTTCCGCTCCCCCCGCGTCCATCGCGTCCCCCACCTCTTCCCTTCGCTCAGTCCGTTCCGTCATCGCCGGATACCCCCGGCCACCCAATGAGCCCCGAGCCGCGCGGCGACCGCCCCTAGCGCAGCCCCCGCGGCCACGTCCGACGGGTAGTGCACCCCGACGACCATGCGCGATACGCACATCGCCGCCGCCAACGGCGGGACGAGCCGCGCCCCCACCGGCCGCAACGCCCCGTACGCCACTGCCGCAGCGGCGGCCGAAGCCGCGTGCGAGCTGGGGAAGGAATGCCGCCCCGCCGTCCGCACAAGCGGTTCCACACCGATCTCCACGCCCGGCCTCGGCCTCCGGACGACCCGCTTGACCCCCATGCTGGCCAGGTGCGCCGCGGCGGTCAGCGCCGTACCGCGCAGCCACGCCCCTCGCCGCTCCCGGTCGACCGCTGCCCCCAGCAGCCCCGCGCCGAGCCAGAGCGCCCCGTGCTCCCCGCTGCAGGACAGTGCGCGCGCGGCCATTGCCACGCGCCGGTCCGTGCCGCAGTCGCGCAATGCCGACAGCAATCGGCGGTCCATGTCGTCCACCTGGCTCACTCTGCGGGTCAAAACCCCCATAACTCAGACAATTTTGGATGACATCCGCCCAATCACCCATTTCAGTGAGAGCTTGGTTCGTTTGGGGCGAAGGCCCTATCTATGGGCGATACCGTCGCATTCATGGCCGCCGATCCCGCTCCCCCCTCTGCCCGCACACCCACCGCCGCGCCCGGTGTCACACCCTCCGGCCCAGCCGCCCCTGCCGCGCCGCCCACCCCTGTGCCCGCACCCGCGCCCGTCTCGCCGGCCGTCCCAGCACCCAGCGCTCCCCCCACCGCTTCGCCTTCCCCCGACGCCGCCCACGACGGTCCCTCCGGCGGCATCCTCGACACCGTCCCCATGACCGGCTGGGGCCGCACAGCCCCCACCGCCGCCCGCATCGTGCGCCCCCGTTCCTACGCGGAAGCAGCAGCCGTGGTCCGTGCGTGCGGGACGTCGGGTCACCGGGGCAACATCGCCCGCGGCCTGGGCCGGGCCTATGGAGACGCGGCGCAGAACGCCGGCGGCAGCGTCCTGGACATGACCGGCCTGGACCGCATTCACGCGATCGACGCGTCCGGCGGGACCGTGCTGTGCGACGCGGGCGTCTCCCTGCACCGCCTGATGGAAGTCCTCCTCCCCCTGGGCTGGTTCGTGCCCGTGACCCCCGGCACCCGCTACGTCACGGTGGGCGGCGCGATCGGCGCCGATATCCACGGCAAGAACCACCACGTCTCGGGCTCGTTCTCCCGCCACGTCCTCGCCCTGGAACTGCTCACGGCCGACGGTGAGGTGCGGATCGTCGAGCGCGGCAGCGAGCTCTTCGACGCCACGACCGGCGGCATGGGACTGACCGGGATCATCCTCACCGTCACCCTCCAACTCCTCCCTGTCGAAACCTCGTTCATGTTGGTCGACACCGAACGTGTCGTTGACCTCGACGGCTTGATGGCCCGCCTCACCGAGACCGATCACCTCTACCGCTACTCAGTCGCCTGGATCGACCTCCTGGCCCGCGGTGCCTCGATGGGCCGCTCGGTACTCACACGCGGTGATCACGCCCCGCTGGATGCCGTTCCCGCACGGGCCCGCAGGGCGCCACTGACGTTCCGCCCCGGACAGCTCCCAGCACCGCCCGGATTCGTGCCCGAGGGGCTCCTGGGCCGGAGGACCGTCGGCCTCTTCAACGAGCTCTGGTACCGCAAGGCCCCTAAGTCACGCGTCGGCGAGATCCAGAAGCTCTCCTCGTTCTTCCACCCCCTCGACGGCGTACCGCACTGGAATCGCATCTATGGGCGCAGTGGATTCGTCCAGTACCAATTCGTCGTCGGATTCGGCCAGGAGGAAGCGCTTCGCCGCATCGTGCAGCGCATCTCCGAGCGCCGGTGCCCCTCCTTCCTGGCGGTTCTCAAGCGCTTCGGCGACGGGGATCCCGGCTGGCTTTCCTTTCCGATGCCCGGCTGGACGCTGGCCCTCGACATTCCTGCGAAGCTGCCTGGACTCGGCGCGTTCCTCGACGAACTCGACGAGGAAGTGGCCGCGGCGGACGGACGCGTCTACCTCGCCAAGGACGCGCGGCTAAGGCCCGAACTGCTCTCGACGATGTATCCCCGCCTCGACGAATTCCGCGCCCTGCGAGCCACGTTGGACCCGCGAGGCGTGTTCCGTTCGGATCTGTCCCGGCGCCTCGGACTCTGAATGGATCGGGAACGAGCGCCACGGCCAGGGCCCTCGCACATCCCGGCAATCGCTCCCCCACATCGCGCGCACGTCGTACCCCCTTACTCGGCACGGCCCCTCCGCACCGATTCACTTTTGGTACACCGCTCGGGCCGTCCTGGTTCCCATCCCGCCCCCACCGATTTCGGTCCCTCCTATTTCAGTCCCGCCTATTTGGAGTTCGGTTCTCATGAAGGACGCCTTCGGCACCCCCCAGTCCCTGCTCGTCCTCGGCGGCACCTCCGAGATCGCCCTCGCCACCGCCCGACGCCTCGTGGCGCGGCGGACCCGAACGGTGTGGCTGGCCGGCCGCCCGTCCCCCGCCCTCGACCGTGCGGCCGCCGAACTCCGAGACATGGGCGCCGACGCCCGTACCGTCGCCTTCGACGCGCTCGATTCCGAGGCCCACGAGGTGACGCTGGGCAAGGTGTTCGCCGAAGGCGACATCGACATGGTGCTGCTGGCGTTCGGGATCCTCGGCGACCAGGCCCGCGACGAGGACGAGCCGCTCTCCGCGGTGCGCGTCGCGCAGACCAACTACACCGGCGCGGTATCGGCGGGCCTCATCTGCGCCCGCGCCCTGCAGTCCCAGGGCCACGGCTCGCTGGTGGTGCTCTCGTCGGTCGCGGGCGAGCGGGCCCGCCGGTCCAACTTCATCTACGGGTCGAGCAAGGCCGGCCTGGACGCCTTCGCGCAGGGCCTCGGCGACGCGCTCCACGGCACCGGCGTGCATGTGATGGTCGTGCGCCCCGGCTTCGTACGGTCAAAGATGACGGCGGGCATGGCGGAGGCGCCGATGGCCACCACGCCGGAGGCGGTGGCACAGGCGATCGAGACGGGGCTCAGGCGCCGGTCGGAGACCGTGTGGGTGCCGGGGGCGCTGCGCATGGTGATGTCGGCGCTGAGGCATGTCCCGCGTCCGGTGTTCCGGCGCCTGCCGATGTAAGCCGCGTCGGACAGCGGCCGACCGACTCGCGTCGCGTCAGCGGGCCGGCTGTCGGCCCCGCTTCGAGCGGTCGGGACCCTGCGCGGGCACGGCCGGGCCGCCGAAGGGGAACTCGCGCAGCTTGCGCCAGATACCGTCGGCGCCCTGCTCGTACAGCGCGAATCCGGTGCACTGCCAGGCCGCCTCATATCCGGCGAGGTCCTCGTACGCCCGGTCCATCGCTTCCTCTGCGATGCCGTGCGCCACCGTGACGTGCGGGTGATACGGAAACTGCAGCTCACGCGCGACCGGACCCGACGCGTCACGTACCTGCCTCTGCAGCCATGCGCAGGCCTCGGCACCCTCCGCCACCTGTACGAACACAACGGGAGACAGCGGACGGAAGGTTCCCGTCCCCGCGAGCCGCATCGCGAAGTTCCGCCCCGCGGCGGCGACCTCCTCGAGATGGGCCTCGATCGAAGGCAGCGACCCGTCCTCCACCTCGGTCGGCGGGAGCAGAGTGACGTGCGTGGGGATGCCGTGCGCCGCGGGGTCACCGAAGCCCGCGCGCAGCTCCTGGAGCTGGCTGCCGTGTGGCTCCGGGACCGCGATCGAAACGCCGATCGTTACGGTCCCCACGTCGTACTCCTGTCGTCGTGCGGTGGGCGGGTGGCGGTCAGGCCGTTCAGCCGGGGCTGGGGCTCAGTGCTTCGCGGGCAGCAGCCCGACCTTGTCGTATGCCTGGGCGAGGGTTTCGGCGGCGACAGCACGCGCCTTCTCCGCGCCCTTGGCCAGGATCGAGTCGAGCGTCTCCGGGTCGTCCAGGTACTCCTGGGTACGGGTCCGGAACGGTGTCACGAAGTCCACCATGACCTCTGCCAGGTCCGTCTTGAGCGCACCGTACATCTTGCCCTCATAGTTCTGCTCCAGTTCCGGGATACCTGTGCCGGTGAGGGTGGAGTAGATGGCGAGGAGGTTGCTGACGCCCGGCTTGTTCTCCGGGTCGAACCGGATCACGGTGTCGGTGTCGGTGACCGCGCTCTTGACCTTCTTGGCGGTGACCTTCGGCTCGTCGAGAAGGTTGACGAGCCCCTTCGGCGTCGACGCCGACTTGCTCATCTTGATCGACGGGTCCTGGAGGTCGTAGATCTTCGCCGTCTCCTTGAGGATGTACGGCGCCGGGACCGTGAAGGTCTCGCCGAAGCGGCCGTTGAAGCGCTCGGCGAGGTCGCGCGTCAGCTCGATGTGCTGACGCTGGTCCTCGCCTACGGGCACCTGGTCGGCCTGGTAGAGCAGAATGTCCGCGACCTGGAGGATCGGGTACGTGAAGAGGCCGACGGTCGCGCGGTCGGCGCCCTGCTTGGCGGACTTGTCCTTGAACTGCGTCATGCGGGAGGCCTCGCCGAAGCCCGTCAGACAGTTCATGACCCAGCCGAGCTGCGCGTGCTCGGGGACGTGGCTCTGGACGAACAGCGTGCAGCGGTCCGGGTCCAGGCCGGCGGCGAGGAGCTGCGCCGCGGCGAGCCGGGTGTTGGCCCGGAGCTCCTTCGGGTCCTGCGGCACGGTGATCGCGTGCAGGTCCACAACCATGTAGAACGCGTCGTGAGACTCCTGCAGCGCCACCCACTGGCGGACCGCGCCGAGGTAGTTGCCGAGGTGGAACGAGCCTGCGGTGGGCTGGATTCCGGAGAGCACGCGGGGACGATCAGAGGCCATGCTCCTCATTGTCTCAGGTGTCTCTCATTGGTTGGAAACAGGTGGGGCGGCGGGTGTACGGCAAGTGCCGATCCGTGTACGGAGAGCCGTCGCCCACCCCGCCCGGCGTGTCGCCGGGATCTGGCTCCGAGATCTCCCTTCGGACGTGCCTGCGCAGCGAGTTCGGAAAACCTGTGCGACGGGTGGGAACCGATGCGCGGGGTGCGGTGTATCAACGATGTGAGGACACAGGGGGAGGTCCTGGAGGGGGGCCGCGTCGTCGACGACGAGCGTGCGGTGATCGCTCGCGTGCGCGCCGGAGATGTGGAGGCGTACGCGGTGTTGGTGCGCGCCTTCACCGGGCTGGCGCTGCGGGCGGCCCGGGCCCTCGGGGCAGGCGCGGACGCGGAGGACGTGGTGCAGCAGGCATTTTTCAAGGCCTACCGCGCCCTGGGACAGTT
The DNA window shown above is from Streptomyces sp. NBC_01445 and carries:
- a CDS encoding YihY/virulence factor BrkB family protein, with amino-acid sequence MDWLKRLPGVGPIVVRLMRTHAWCAYERLDQVHWTRLAAAMTFISFLALFPLLTVAAAIAAGTLSAERQKTLQDKIAEQVPGISDQLDLGSLVANAGTVGLVAGALLLFTGIGWVGSIRECLRAVWELEDPDENPVMRKVTDAGVLVGLGGAGLASLAASMLASTAVGWTADQLGIAHDGWGGALLRAVAFAIAVLADFLLLLYVLTLLPGVHPHRRELLTAALIGAAGFELLKLLLGSYMKEVASKSMYGAFGTPVALMLWINFTAKLLLFCAAWTATRGRPDAEVLDEAEPGAEPPGVARAGAA
- a CDS encoding decaprenyl-phosphate phosphoribosyltransferase, giving the protein MTERTERREEVGDAMDAGGAEDGTSLAHASEQARHGAPTALLDRPRGQSVPGPRAATTLGLPAGLLKTARPRQWVKNVLVVAAPASAGELFSWHAAAQLGMVFLLFTAASSAVYLINDARDAEADRAHPVKRNRPVAAGRVPVAVAYVVGGALAVLAPLVAAALCTPMTAVLLTAYVGMQLAYCISLKHVLVVDLVVVTTGFLMRAMIGGLALGIPLSRWFLITTGFGALFMVSAKRYSEAVQMAGKAGATRALLSEYTTGYLRFVWQLAAGVAVLAYCLWAMEEGGGARTSLLPWRQLSMMAFILAVLRYAVFADRGTAGEPEDVVLRDRALAVIGLVWVAMYGLAVANW
- a CDS encoding 2'-5' RNA ligase family protein, which gives rise to MGTVTIGVSIAVPEPHGSQLQELRAGFGDPAAHGIPTHVTLLPPTEVEDGSLPSIEAHLEEVAAAGRNFAMRLAGTGTFRPLSPVVFVQVAEGAEACAWLQRQVRDASGPVARELQFPYHPHVTVAHGIAEEAMDRAYEDLAGYEAAWQCTGFALYEQGADGIWRKLREFPFGGPAVPAQGPDRSKRGRQPAR
- a CDS encoding SCO4848 family membrane protein, producing MKLSRPVSWFLLAFGVWSWVIWVTFVKNLWKDGSGLAFDDAGDPTAYFWVHLTLAVVSFVLGTVVGVIGFRGLRALRRA
- the trpS gene encoding tryptophan--tRNA ligase, with protein sequence MASDRPRVLSGIQPTAGSFHLGNYLGAVRQWVALQESHDAFYMVVDLHAITVPQDPKELRANTRLAAAQLLAAGLDPDRCTLFVQSHVPEHAQLGWVMNCLTGFGEASRMTQFKDKSAKQGADRATVGLFTYPILQVADILLYQADQVPVGEDQRQHIELTRDLAERFNGRFGETFTVPAPYILKETAKIYDLQDPSIKMSKSASTPKGLVNLLDEPKVTAKKVKSAVTDTDTVIRFDPENKPGVSNLLAIYSTLTGTGIPELEQNYEGKMYGALKTDLAEVMVDFVTPFRTRTQEYLDDPETLDSILAKGAEKARAVAAETLAQAYDKVGLLPAKH
- a CDS encoding FAD-binding oxidoreductase, whose product is MTGWGRTAPTAARIVRPRSYAEAAAVVRACGTSGHRGNIARGLGRAYGDAAQNAGGSVLDMTGLDRIHAIDASGGTVLCDAGVSLHRLMEVLLPLGWFVPVTPGTRYVTVGGAIGADIHGKNHHVSGSFSRHVLALELLTADGEVRIVERGSELFDATTGGMGLTGIILTVTLQLLPVETSFMLVDTERVVDLDGLMARLTETDHLYRYSVAWIDLLARGASMGRSVLTRGDHAPLDAVPARARRAPLTFRPGQLPAPPGFVPEGLLGRRTVGLFNELWYRKAPKSRVGEIQKLSSFFHPLDGVPHWNRIYGRSGFVQYQFVVGFGQEEALRRIVQRISERRCPSFLAVLKRFGDGDPGWLSFPMPGWTLALDIPAKLPGLGAFLDELDEEVAAADGRVYLAKDARLRPELLSTMYPRLDEFRALRATLDPRGVFRSDLSRRLGL
- a CDS encoding phosphatase PAP2 family protein — protein: MDRRLLSALRDCGTDRRVAMAARALSCSGEHGALWLGAGLLGAAVDRERRGAWLRGTALTAAAHLASMGVKRVVRRPRPGVEIGVEPLVRTAGRHSFPSSHAASAAAAAVAYGALRPVGARLVPPLAAAMCVSRMVVGVHYPSDVAAGAALGAVAARLGAHWVAGGIRR
- a CDS encoding GtrA family protein, with the protein product MGAWGRSGRGEVRGWPGVKSLGRELVGFAVVGSCAYVADLGIFVWLRGPVGWDPIAAKSLSFLAGCAVAYVGNALGTYRRAVVEVSRVRQYGVFFAVNVAGAMVQLLCIAVSHYGLGLTSQRADMVSGAGVGMMLATALRFWGTRTLVFRAAIPARRARTVREGRLGSWTG
- a CDS encoding D-alanyl-D-alanine carboxypeptidase — translated: MTQLQTPKASRNQETGRLSFIPSVSPVLRPHRRRGGEQETQDTSAKTYRPQPCTFTTVPASNESYFTTAPAKTESLFERSGLKRSGPRRAGRWSAVAATVAASATLVSVCCASPALADDKPGTSKGKAKPPASMSTVGGAQLGKPGTQVNLANGAPVLPKDLSARSWIVTDAESGQVLASHNAHWRLPPASTLKMLFADTVLPKFPKSQTHKVVPSDLAGIGEGSSMVGVKEGFTYTVHDLWLGVFLRSGNDAVHVLSALNGGVPQTVKDMQSHADELQALDTHVVSPDGYDFPGQVSSAYDLTLFARSGLQKADFREYCATATAKFPESQKKGKTTSTFEIQNTNRLITGDMGLDPYKGIAGVKNGNTTNAGATFTGVAERNGKVLLVTVMNPDSGENQAVYQETARLLDWGFKADGKVTPVGQLVAPKSADTGGSDGSPASPKGDKGAAAPGKASTAHASVQNGSSGVGTALAITGGALLLLAAAAFLVNRRWPLPELVRRLPRR
- a CDS encoding decaprenylphospho-beta-D-erythro-pentofuranosid-2-ulose 2-reductase; this encodes MKDAFGTPQSLLVLGGTSEIALATARRLVARRTRTVWLAGRPSPALDRAAAELRDMGADARTVAFDALDSEAHEVTLGKVFAEGDIDMVLLAFGILGDQARDEDEPLSAVRVAQTNYTGAVSAGLICARALQSQGHGSLVVLSSVAGERARRSNFIYGSSKAGLDAFAQGLGDALHGTGVHVMVVRPGFVRSKMTAGMAEAPMATTPEAVAQAIETGLRRRSETVWVPGALRMVMSALRHVPRPVFRRLPM